One Acropora palmata chromosome 2, jaAcrPala1.3, whole genome shotgun sequence genomic window carries:
- the LOC141875006 gene encoding uracil-DNA glycosylase-like produces MSNQMRISNFFNTSATKRRASDVDATSDSPQMKSPKTVDESSPESNAKRPLLNLSPEQRERMEANRKEAEKRLLANKRPQFFGASWRKALAAEFGKEYFVKLTNFVKEERLHKTVYPTEKDVYSWTLQCEIHEIKVVIIGQDPYHGPRQAHGLCFSVLPGVAIPPSLVNIYKELANDIDDFQIPKHGYLKGWAKQGVLLLNACLTVVASKANSHKDKGWEQFTDAVIRWINSNLTGVVFLLWGAYAQKKGSFIDKKKHCVLKAVHPSPLSAHRGFLGCKHFSQANDYLKKVGKKAVNWCSLPLDKNEAFST; encoded by the exons ATGTCAAACCAAATGAGGATCTCGAACTTTTTCAACACTTCAGCAACCAAACGACGCGCAAGTGACGTCGACGCGACATCGGATTCGCCGCAAATGAAGTCTCCTAAGACTGTAGACGAAAGCTCACCCGAATCGAATGCAAAGCGACCATTGCTGAATCTCTCTCCAGAACAAAGAGAGCGCATGGAAGCTAATCGAAAAGAAGCCGAGAAGAGATTACTTGCAAATAAACGCCCTCAATTCTTTGGAGCCTCTTGGAGGAAAGCTTTGGCAGCAGAGTTTGGCAAAGAATACTTTGTGAAG CTTACTAATTTCGTTAAGGAGGAAAGATTGCACAAAACAGTATACCCCACAG AAAAAGATGTATATAGCTGGACACTCCAATGTGAGATACATGAG ATTAAAGTTGTCATTATTGGTCAAGATCCATATCATGGCCCAAGGCAAGCTCATGGCCTCTGCTTCAGTGTCCTTCCTGGTGTTGCCATACCACCAAG CCTTGTTAATATTTACAAGGAACTAGCGAATGACATTGATGATTTTCAAATACCCAAGCATGGATATCTCAAAGGCTGGGCAAAACAAG GTGTTCTGCTGTTAAACGCTTGCCTGACAGTTGTAGCTTCAAAGGCAAATTCACACAAAGATAAG GGTTGGGAACAGTTCACTGATGCTGTTATAAGGTGGATCAACTCCAATCTAACTGGTGTTGTTTTCTTACTTTGGGGTGCATATGCTCAGAAGAAAGGAAGCTTCATTGACAAG AAAAAACATTGTGTGTTAAAAGCTGTCCATCCTTCACCGCTGTCAGCTCACAGAGGCTTCTTGGGTTGCAAACACTTCTCACAAGCCAATGATTATTTAAAGAAGGTTGGAAAGAAAGCTGTGAATTGGTGTTCGCTTCCTCTTGACAAAAATGAGGCTTTTTCTACTTAA